A single Halogeometricum rufum DNA region contains:
- a CDS encoding universal stress protein, giving the protein MPEIDRLLVAFDGTPLARKALEHALETYPGAEITALHVVDYVEESYGAEALIGSEELRKRANDRSASLLASAKETAADRGREISTATRVGKPARQIVAYAEEHGVDTIVIGSHGRSLVARAILGSVAETVVRRAPTPVVVVR; this is encoded by the coding sequence GTGCCCGAAATCGACCGACTCCTCGTGGCGTTCGACGGGACGCCGCTCGCACGGAAGGCGCTCGAACACGCACTGGAGACGTACCCGGGGGCGGAGATAACCGCGCTCCACGTCGTCGACTACGTGGAGGAGAGCTACGGGGCCGAGGCGCTAATCGGGTCCGAGGAACTTCGAAAGCGGGCGAACGACCGCTCTGCGTCCCTGCTCGCGTCGGCGAAGGAGACCGCCGCCGACCGCGGCCGAGAGATATCGACGGCGACGCGGGTCGGAAAGCCCGCCCGCCAGATCGTCGCGTACGCCGAGGAGCACGGCGTCGATACGATAGTCATCGGCAGTCACGGTCGCTCTCTCGTCGCCCGAGCGATCCTCGGGTCCGTCGCCGAGACGGTGGTCAGACGCGCGCCGACGCCCGTGGTCGTCGTCAGATAG